Below is a window of Candidatus Bathyarchaeota archaeon DNA.
CAGCTAACATTTCACGGTGCATATCCACAACTGTGTTCTTCATCGCATGCTTAGGAGCGACGGGGAGGTTGCAGTATTTAGCGGCTTTACGAGTGGATTCGTTGCTTTTGGCTGGTCTCAGCGGAGCTATTGGTTTATGCGTCGGCGACACTTTGTATATGTTGAGTTTGAAGTTGATCGGGGTTTCTAGGGCGGTTCCTGTTACCTGCACGTACCCGTTGTTTACCCTGTTGTTCGCGACTTTGTTCTTCAGCGAGCAGATCACGTTGTTTGTGTTGTTGGGCGCCGTCCTCATAATTGCGGGCATATGGTTAATCAGTCAAGAGAGGGGTAAGTCGAGTGGATTGGCGAGGAAAGTTTTATTCAAGGGTATTCTTGTTGCATTCGTTACGGCGGTAGTGTGGGCAGTGAGTATAGCCTTTATGGATGAGGCTCTGGCCCTCTCTGAGTTGGCTGTTTTTGATGCTGCGTTTGTTGTGAACACGGTTAGGCTATTGGCGACTACTTTTTCGTTGCTGGCCATTTCTCCCTTTTTTGACCAACAATTCGGTTTCTTGAAGCTAAAGAGGAGAACATGGGTTATTCTCGCCTTAGGTGGGATTGTAGCGTTGGGCTTAGGCTGGGTTTTGCTGGCAGTAAGTCTTTTGGACATTCCAGCTTCTTATGCAGTTCCAATTTCTTCGGTATCTCCGCTTTTTGCAACTCTGTTTGGAGCTTTTTTGTTAAAAGAAAGAGTTACCGCTAGAATCTTTGTTGGATCAGTTTTCATAGTCTTTGGGACATCCGTATTGTTCATTATATAAATGACCGTTCAGTTTCGCCTACCTAGTGAATAGCATGCAGAGATTCGGATTTATTGGGGCTCATATGCCGAGTTTTTCATAAATCTTCGGTCTGTTTTCTTCCACTTTCTTCCGAACATCTTCGAACAGGTTGTTTCCATACGAGTCAATAGCGACAGCTAAAGGACCGAAGTCTTCAACTTCTAGAATCCATAGTGCCTCGGGCATTCCTAGGTCGAACCATTCTACGGTTTTCACGTTCTTTATTGCCTTCGCTGCGAGGACGGCTGCTCCGCCTGTGAAGGCTCCGTAGACTGCTCCATACTTTTTCATAGCATCAGTGGTTTTTTTGCCCATTCCACCTTTTCCTATTACCACTCGGACTTTGTAGTTTTTGATGAATTCGTCTTCGAATAGGTCCATGCGTGTGCTTGTTGTTGGGCCTGCTGCGACTATTGTCCATTTGTCGTTTTCTTTTTTTACTATGGGGCCGCAGTGGAAGACTGCTAGTCCGTGTGGGTTGATGGGCATCTTTTTTCCTTGTTTATAGTATTCTAGTGCTCTTTTGTGGGCGCTGTCTCGGGCTGTGAACATGGTTCCTGTGATGTAGATGACATCGTTTACTTTCAGTTTTCTTACGTCTTCTTCTGATATTGGAGTTTTCAGTTTGTAAGTCGCCATTCTAGTACACCATATTATTAGCTAGTAGAGTATGTGATGCTTAGAAAGATGCAAATTAGCTTTTTGGTTTCTCAACTGGAATCGTAACTTGTCGTTAGAAGTTGAAAAGAAACGTTTAAGCTAAGCAGTTCCATAATATTATGTATGCCCGAATTTGATAGACGAGTCATAATCCCTTGGATTGTGACTGTTTGTATAATGGGGTCTCTTATTGCCATATTCATTGACATCATTAAACAGAACCCTTGGTTTCTCCTCTATGAAGGTTTCGTTTTAGGGTGGCTTCTCGTGCTCACTTTAATCGCTATAGAGCATTTTAAAAGCGAGCGGAAGTAACCTTCGGCTATAACTTTTCTGCATTTGGTACAATCTTAATCGTTGACTAAGTTCTCTCTTTCTTCTGTTCTCTTTCTGCCCTTTCACTTTAAGGGCTAAAATCAACTTAGAAGCCGTAACTATTTTAACATTACTGATATAACATTCTGGAGCCGTAAAAGCTTTAGACAACAGAAAAAGAGGAAGTTTCAGGCTTCTTTCCTCATTTTATTCCCTAATATCTTCTTGTGTGCCAAACCGAGGTAGGCTGTTGTTGCTATGAGGATTATTGATGTTGCTATGAAGATGTACATTAGGTTTCGGGTAGTGCTGAGTTCATTTATCGCTTCTTGCCAATCTGACCACAGTTTGTCATAGGATGATTGAAGGTTATTATAGCTGTCCAACAGTTCATGATGCCTTGAACTTAACTCGTTGTA
It encodes the following:
- a CDS encoding DMT family transporter; protein product: MWSKLHLYMISVFLIPSAATRSILTATSSSLLSPVLLHPCVKPHVHIRCKGYNRYFNFGNVAELIVRELKYTRSVALTVLHKLDANACVISMLGELAALGAALCWTVSAALYKVALSDAKPVSANISRCISTTVFFIACLGATGRLQYLAALRVDSLLLAGLSGAIGLCVGDTLYMLSLKLIGVSRAVPVTCTYPLFTLLFATLFFSEQITLFVLLGAVLIIAGIWLISQERGKSSGLARKVLFKGILVAFVTAVVWAVSIAFMDEALALSELAVFDAAFVVNTVRLLATTFSLLAISPFFDQQFGFLKLKRRTWVILALGGIVALGLGWVLLAVSLLDIPASYAVPISSVSPLFATLFGAFLLKERVTARIFVGSVFIVFGTSVLFII
- a CDS encoding fumarate hydratase; amino-acid sequence: MATYKLKTPISEEDVRKLKVNDVIYITGTMFTARDSAHKRALEYYKQGKKMPINPHGLAVFHCGPIVKKENDKWTIVAAGPTTSTRMDLFEDEFIKNYKVRVVIGKGGMGKKTTDAMKKYGAVYGAFTGGAAVLAAKAIKNVKTVEWFDLGMPEALWILEVEDFGPLAVAIDSYGNNLFEDVRKKVEENRPKIYEKLGI